Part of the Cuniculiplasma divulgatum genome, CCCATGGAGGGACAGGCAGAAGAGGCAAAGCCAAGACGTGACCAGAGAAGAAGGCCATCCTACGGGTACGGCAGTCAGGGGAATAGAAATAGTGGTAGAAGATATGACTCGGGAAATAACAAACGCCAGAGTACGAGAAGGAGAGAGAGCACATCAAGAAGAAGACCCAGAAGAGACTGAGCTTACAATAAATGAAATTATTACCTTAATCTGAGATTTATAAGAAATTTTAAAGAGTTTTCTTAAAAGTCTCGATTTTGGTGTATCAGTTTTCCATGATACACACCCATGTAAAATTATCACGATCCTTTAAATCAAATCTTATTTTCAAAGACGATTATATCTGTTTAAAACAACCGACATAAATTATACAAAAAAAGTTGCGAGCTATAGTAATAGTTCCCGTCCTTCCTTGACTGAATCAGATGGCATATAACAATAGCAATATTTTATCTAATCTCAGGCAATTTACATTTATGGATAAAATCGTTTCAGAAATATGGAATATGGCCCAGGGAAAGTCAGCTCCTTCAGGACCTTCAGAAATGGATGAGTTGAAAAAGCGGGTTGCAGATATTGCCTTCACTTCGTATGGTGCACTTAAGGCCGAGCCTGTGAAAATAATGAAGAAAAGTCTCCTTCCATCATCCGGAAAGAAGAATGCAACAATCTTCTTCACGAGAGATAGGGCCTCAGTAGAGATTGCCACAATGATCAACGGTACAACCACAAGATACCTGGATTTTAATGACACATACCTTTCAAAAGAAGCCCTGCATCCCTCTGATAATATTCCACCATTGATTGCCATGGCCGAAAGTGAGGAACTGGATGGAAAGAAGGTGCTTGATGCTGCAAGAGTTTCATATGAGACTGTGTGTGCATTATCTGATGCAGTTTCAATTAGGGATAGGGGTTGGGATCACGTAACATATATAAGTATTTCATCTGGAGCAGGGCTTGCACACCTTCTGGATCTCAGTGAGGAAGGATTTGCCCATACTATTAATCTAGCTCTGAACAACAACATAAGCATGAGGCAGACAAGGGCAGGAGAACTGAGCATGTGGAAAGGAGCAACTGCAGCAAATGCCTGCAGGAACAGTGTTTTTGCAGCCAATCTTGCCCAGGAAGGTTTTACGGGACCAGCACCAATATTTGAGGGCGAAATGGGTTTTATCAAACAGGTTTCAGGAAATTTGAATATGGATTTTTCCAAAAGCAGGATACTTAAGACCATGATAAAGAATTATCCCGTTGAATACCACGCCATGAGCGCCGCTGAAGTTGCATCTAATTTGAGAAAAAAGATGAAAGGAAAGATAAGGAAGGTTGAAGTTGAAACATTTACAGTTGCGCATACAATTATAATTAAGGACCCGGAAAAATTAAGACCAAAAACAAGGGAAACTGCAGATCACAGTATGCCATATATAATAGCATTGACACTTGTAAAGGGAGACCCAACCCCTCAGTCTTACGAAAATGATCTGCTGATGGATAAAGAAATCCTATCTGTTATTGACAAAATGAAGTTCAAGATCACGGATAGGTTCGACAAAATGTACCCTGAATTCCTGCCTGTGAAAATAAAAGTGGAGACTGATGAGGGTGTTTTCGAAGAAGAGATGGATGCACCAAAGGGTCATAATAAGAAGCCCTACACATGGGATGACTTGAAGAAAAAAGGGACAAGAGTGATGAGCGAAGACAGTTCATCTTCTATAATTGAGTTTGCAAGAAGTTTTGAAAATAGAAGCATGAAGGAATTCATGGAGGTCTTGAGAAATGTCAAGGCTTAGAGACAATATTAATGGTTCTTCAAAGAATTTTAGAAAAATGCTTGGAAATAGTTTCATTACTATCCCAGGCGTATACAGTGGGATTTCAGCACTGATTGCGGAGAGAGTGGGCTTCAGATCTATATATCTGTCGGGTTCAGGTATAGCAGGCATGATGGGTCTGCCAGATCTCTCAATAACGACTCTGGATGAGGTTGTAAGGGAAGCTGGGAATATTACATCCATAAGCAGATTGCCACTTATTGTTGATTGTGATACAGGATTTGGCGAACCACTCAATGTTATGAGAACTGTAAGGCTAATGGAAAGGGCTGGCGTTGCAGCAATTCACATTGAAGATCAGGAACTCCCAAAGAAATGCGGCCATCTCAATGGAAAGAAAATTGTTCCTGCTGAAGATTTTATTGCAAAGATCAGGGCAGCGAAAGAGGCATCAAAAGACCCAAATTTTTCTCTGATTGCAAGGACAGATGCAAGATCAGTGGGAGGACTTGATGATGCCATAGAAAGATCAAGGGAATATTTGAAGGCAGGTGCGGATATTATATTCACCGAGGCTCTGGAGAATCCAGAGGAATTCAGGGAAATGAGAAAGAAGGTAAACGGATATTTAATGGCAAACATGACAGAATTTGGAAAAAGTCCACTTCTCTCAGTTGATGAATTAAAAGAGATAGGATATGACATGGTAATTTTTCCCCTAACAGCATTCAGGAGTATCCTAAAGAATACGGAACAAATTTATAGTGATCTTCATAAGCAGGGAACACAGAGGAATTTTATAGATAAGCTTATGACCAGATCGCAGTATTACGAACTGATAGGTTATTCAGAATACGAGGATGAGGATTATCTTCTCGCATCAAGGAAGAATAAGTAGATGTAATTAACAGGGGTAATAATTAATTAACAAAAATTTTTGAAACATATATACCTTCTACCTCATGAAGACAGAGAAGACCATGACTGGTAGCTGGTTCAGATCAGAAAAAATAAAGAGTATTCTACTGGAGACTGGTGCCGGTGAAGTCCCGGAAGAGTTCAGGGAACTTGTTCTTAAGGAAGAAGAGAGTGTTGTAAGGAAACAGGTAAACCCACTTGGAAATGAAAGAGGTCTTACTCTTGTAAGTAACGGTGAACAGAGAAAGTCGGGATATACAACTTTTGTCAAATCTAGATTTGAAGGTTTTGACAGGGAAAAGATTGTTTCACCAATGGTTTCAAATGCAATGCTTGAAGAACTAAAAATTGCAAAAAATCCACTTTATGATATATTTAAAAATAACCCTGAACGGTTGCTGGGGCATCCACAGCTGAATAGCAGGATATGGTATAATGGTCAGAAGAAGGCAATGATGGAGGCAAAGGATCTTAAGAAGATCGGAAAGGATAATGGTGTTTCTAAGGTCTTTATAAATTCTCCATCTCCAGGGGTACTGGCACAATTCTTAACTCCTGGAACATATTACAGAGATTATTTTGATTTCATAGAAGACCTCTCAAGAGAAATGTCAAAAGAATATGAGGCCATATTATCAGTAGATGGTGTCCAGTTACAGATAGATGCTCCCGATCTAACTCATGAAAGACATTACCAGAAATCAGAGGAAACAGAGAGAAAATCAGCCCTGAGGGCCAAGATAGATTCTATTAATATGGCAATATCAGGAAAAGATCCGGAGAGAATACGAGTTCATTACTGCTATGGAAACTATAATGCTCCGCACAAAATAGATCCTCCTCTGGAGAATTTCCTTAATGAACTGCTTTCCTTAAATTCTAATGTAATAGTTGCTGAACTTGCGAATCCACGACATGAGGGTGATGCTATGATTTTAAGAAAGTATGCCCATGAATTTGGATGGCCAAAGCAGAAAAAGATTGCAGTTGGTGTAATTGATGTGAAAACTCCTTTCGTGGAAACACCTGAAACTGTTGCTCTAAGACTGGCAAGGATTGCAGAGATAGATGAAATAGGTCCTGAAAGAGTAATGGCAGGGACAGATTGTGGTTTTGAAACATTCTCAAGTCTGGATAATGTTTCAGAAGAAGTTGCATTAATGAAACTTGACGCACTGGCAGAAGGCTCAGCCCTTTTTGATAATATGTATAGATGAAAGAAACTTTCCCTTAAATTAAATTTTGAATTATTAAACTGTATAGCCTGGAATTTGATTTCTTATTCTATCTGATTTCCACCGATTATTCCTATTTTTATCTCTTCACCCTTTCTGTTGAAAAATTTATAATCTGTATCTCTGTATGGATAACCAACTATCATGTGGATTGGGCCTGTGTTTTGAAACATATGCAGATCTGCATCAGAAGGTCTTATTACCCCAGATGGATGGGAATGTACTGAACCGATTATGGTAAAATCTACTGGTTTGCTACCCATCCACATTATGGTGTGATGGTCTCCCTGAATTGTACCGGGCATTATGGCAATTTCATATATGACGTCGTGCTCACCCTTTAAAAGCGCCCCAAATTCCATTGGATATGTGTCCTTGGATGCCTCCATTATCATTCTAATTAATCTGAATCTAATTGACCACATCTTTTAACAGTTTCTCCCTGAGCTTTGCATAGAAATCCCTTCTCAGTGTTATAAACTTATAGGATTTTGATGCTCTTGTGATTGTTACCTTATCTGATGAAGTGAAATTGACCTCCTTTTGTCCATCCAGGATTATTAGGCAGTCCTGATCAATACCTGACACAAGTATATCAAGCACTGATGTAGATGGCGCCACCATTGGCCTGATCCTCAGTGTTACTGGAGCAAGGTATGATATCACCATTGCCTGAGTTGCGGGCATTACAATAGGTCCTCCAGCGCTCAGTGAATAGGATGTTGATCCAATAGGTGTGGCAACAATTATGCCATCTGCCTTCGTCCTTTCAACGAATGAGCCATCAAGATAAAGCTTGAAATTCCTTACCTTTGCAATTCTGTTGCTGTGCACTACAACCTCATTCAGTGCGTATCCTACGATTTCTCCATTTACCATTACCTCGAGACGCATGAATTCTACAAACCTATGTTCGCCTCTGATTATTCTGTATACTGTCTCCTCTACCTTTCCAACTTCAACCTCGCTCAGAAATCCGAGAGACCCCATATTAATTCCAAGAATTGCCCCTTTTGCCTTCTGAGCAGCAAGCAGTACAGTTCCGTCGCCTCCAATTGTAAAAAGGATATCTGCTTCAATTTCATCCAGTGGTCTGTATTCCTTTTCCTTAATGAAAGGCCTCAGTTCTTCTTCGTATATTCTTTCCCATTCCTGGGGGAGAATATCATCTATTCGTTTCACAATTTTAGCACATCTGGGACAGTTCTTCTTTATTATGAAAGCAATCTTCATCTGTTCTCAAGCTCCTCTATCTCACCTTTGTAAAAGGAAGACAGTGCAATCATGTTCTTTCTTTCTCTCACATCCTTGCCCATATTCATCTTCTTCAAATTGCCATCAAAAACAAATCCGCCCATTTCCTCCACCAGCAGGACACCTGCGGCAATATCTACATTACGCAACTTCTTTTCCCTTCCAAGATATGCGACGTTGTCAAGAGCGCCGTTGGCGAGGAGTGCCAGTTCCATAGAAGCACAACCCAGAATTCTCTTTCTTGTTATGTCATTCTTTAAGAATTCAGGGACTTCTGTCTCTTCCAGGTTATATACAACTGAGGCGTGACTCCTCCTCTCTGCCTTCTCTATCTTGTATCCATTCCGGTATGCACCATTTCCTTTTGTTGCCCAGAAGTAGTTTCCTGTTGCCAGATTCATTACAAATGCCTCCTGAAGCGATGTAAAGTCGTCCTTCATAACCGCTAGAGACATGGAATAAAGAGGAATCTGATTTTCAGCGTTATATGTTCCGTCCAGTGGGTCCATAATTATGTTGCTGTCATATCCCCTGTCCACAAAGCCTATTTCCTCACTTATAATGTTGAATGGAAGATCTATATCATTTATTCTCTCTATGATCTTGTCCTCTGCGAGTTTGTCCAGTCTCGATGTGAGAGTCCCATCGGCACCCATTCCAGTGTACCCGATCCTCTGCTCCTTGTTCTCTAAAGTTGAAATATGCTCCCTTATCTCTGATCCGGTTTCAATAAAATTTTTGAGGAATGTCATATACTGTATAGGTTAGAATTGTATATAACTAATCCGGAGTTACGATACTCTCGTGTAAAAAGTTTAGCCTTTTTGGTAATCTTTCAAGTGCAATTTTCAATGTTTCCCTGGCGGTTAGCGAACCATCTGTTTCAAATTTGAATACATACCTTGTTCTGTCCTCAGAGACTTTTACAGGCTTTGACTGGTTTATTTCTGTCCTGTGATTTACAGTGTTAATATAATTCATTACAGCTCTTTGCTGGTAATCATCGGTAATAGTTATCGTTTCCTTTGTTTCCTTAACAACTGAAACAGGAAACTTTTCTTTGATTTTTTCCCATCCTTCATTATCTGCCTTGTTAATTTCAAACTCCCTGTGATACTTAAAAGAGACTGCCGAAGTTACCTGCCACTTTGCATGCTCTTTGGCTGTTCCCATAGTTGCCTCAGCTGTTACAAGCAAGGCCTGCTTTGGTCCAAGTTTAACAATGGGTATTAGGGGGTCTACAGGTTTAAGTTCAACATTACCTGTGAATGGGACAAGGTCTCCGCTATAAACCTCACCTGGTCCTGTTTTGTCTATGTTATATGATACAGTGCACAGTGAACATCCCTTACCCTCACATGAGCATTCATTCCTGAAGTTCATCCTGGAGTCTGTTTTTATTGGCACCAGTCCAATCCTGTGTGCAACAATCTCATCAAATAATGGCAGTGAGGAGTCAAATACGTTTCCCATAGAATCCCTGATCTGACCATGCCTGAAAATTACCTTATCAATTGCCAGTTTTGGAATGTCATTTATCAGAGTTCTTCTTAAGGCATTTGCAGTACCTTCTGTAATGTTTGTTATCTCAAATCTGGCAAAGTTATCTCTGAGTTCTAATATTGATATTTTTTGCTCGATTGAAGATGGCATTAAACCCTCCTTCCTCTTTTTCCACCCTTTTTCTTGGTGCCGTCGTGTGGCACAGGTGTCACTTCCTCAATTCTAACAATCTTAAACCCGGCTCTGGATAGTGCCCTTATGGCTGATTGCGCCCCTGGACCAGGAATTTTGGATCTATTTCCGCCAGGTGCCCTTACTTTTATTATAAGATCTGTAACCTCCTTTTCCTTCAACTTTTCTGATATCAGATCTGCAGCTTTCATTGCAGCATATGGACTTGACTCATCTCTGTCATTCTTGACTACCATTCCACCTGTTGCCTTTGCAAGTGTTTCAGCTCCAGTTTGATCTGTCACAAGTATGATTGTATTATTCTGCGAGGAATAAATGTGCGCTATTCCAGTTTTATTCAACTTTTTCTACCTCCTCTGAATTTTCAGGTTCTGCTGACTCTTGTGGTTCATCTTCTACCTTTTGATCGCCTGCTATCACAAGCCTTACCGGATGTTTATCATCTATGAATGGTGAAAATTCGCTGTATTCTATGGAATCTTCTACACTTGCCTCAACGAGAAGCCCGGGTACAGTTACTCGTCTTCCATTCATTAATATATGACCGTGGGTTATCATTTGCCTTGCCTGTTTTACGGTCTTTGCAAGGTTCTTCCTGAATACTATTGTTTGAAGTCTTCTTTCAAGAACGCTCTCTATGGTCAAAGACAGAATATCATCAAGAGATGCATTTCCAGTGGATATTTTGTACCTGTTCAATCGTGCTAGTAGAAGGTTCAACTGCTTTATGGCAAGAGGATCATTTCTTCTTGTCCTTGCCTGCAACTCCCTTGCCTGGGCTCGTATGGAATCAAGACTTGCCTGACTTCTCCATAACTCCTTCTTGTTCTTCAGACCATATAAATTTATAGTCTTTCTCTCTTCGTCTATTCTATCTTTTTCCCAAGGATGCCTTGGTGTTGAATATAATTTTTTCTGAAACTTTGGATCTCCCAATCAAAATCACTCCTTTTTCCTTTGTACGCCCACTGTCAGTCCCTTCCTGCCGTTACTTCTGGTTCTCTGACCCCTCACCTTGTGATGGGTTTCATGTCTTATCCCTCTGTATGATCTTATCTTTTTCATTGTGTTGATATTATCCTGAATCTGCACATTGAGGTCATTCCCAACCAGATTCATATTTTTTCCAGTTACAGGATCTGAACGGTTGTTCATCATCCACGCGGGAATATCTTCATACTCTTCAGATTCGATATAATCCCTTATCTCCTCTATTTTTTCCTCGCTGAGGTCTCCCAGTCTCATACTTTCATCAATCTCTAGCTTTTTCGTTAGGGTTTCAGCCAATCTTATGCCGATACCTTTGAGATCTGCCAGAGCCAGAACCACATCTCTTTCTCCGTTAAGATCCATGCTTGCAATTCTTACAATGTATTGGAAATCAGTTTTTTCTTTTTCGTCAGGCATTAATTCACCAGTCCTTTAACATGCTTAAATGTTATCCCTTGCGGTTGCTCCTTATCTTTAAAATATATATATTCTTTTTGTAAAGTTTGGTTATTTGTAAAAAGTAAATTTCCTATAATCCCCATCAGTTTTGAATATGCCAAGTCTTACCCCACTATCCAGCCATCCATATGAATAGTTGAGGCATGATAGTGCATTTATTAAGTCGCCAACTTCCTGAAAATGTTTCGCGTCGGAGAAATATGAATATACCATCTCTAATGAGCTCTTGGCAAATTCATATAGAAGTGAATTTTCTGGAACACTTATGGAAAGTACTTCAAGAGCCCTGTTTTCTATTTCAGTATATTTTAGCACTTTTTCCTCCAGCGCTGCGGAGAAGTCCTTATCTGTATGTTGAGTAGTCATTCAGTAAATTCCATATCTGTTTCTGGGTTCCCTCATCAAGAACACCTTCTTCCTTTTTCTTTATAACAAAATCCCTGGCCTCGCTGATTCCCTGTCTGGATGCAATGGCATATATTCCACCAGTTATTGACCCCCTTATGCTATCGGGTAGGGATTCTACTGCCTTTGATAGCATGAAATTGAATTCCTCGCTTTTCCTCATATCCAGTTTTTTAATCCGTTTTGGCCTGGGTGTTTCATTTCTATCATTATATCCGTAATACCTTCCCCTCTTGTTCTGACCTGGTTTTTTAGGGGTATACTTTCTTCTTGCCGCCATATTTTTATTCAATGCAATATGTTAAGGGTGGTTTTAAACCTTGTTGTGTTCTATCTGAATTCGAGAATAAACTATTTCTGGAAAAAAATGCCTTAAATCTAACGTTTGTTCTAATAGAACCTGATAACTAGATCACCTGAAATAGTGAACTTATATGCCATACATGTGGGGAATAGGATTTCACAATGTGACTGTCCAATGGCATTAATAAATACCCAAGGTATCTGGCAGATTTCATAATATCGTACACACTATTTTTGATATTACCTGTCAGTTCCAGGTGATGAAGTAAAATGAACCCATTCTTTGAAACATGAGATAGACCTGCAGGAAGATAAATTTTTGACTTGAAATTTCCCATGACTACTAGATCATACTTTTCTTCCGTAATAAAAAGCCTGCAGTCCATGTTGCGAGTTATAATCCTATCCTTTACCCCATTATAAGCTGCACTTTTTTCCAGATATTCAAGAGCCTCTTTATTGAGATCTATTGCCGTTACATTTTCAACACTTTCAAGTTTTGCAATTGGTAAGGAGAAATAACCAATACCGGCAAACATATCAAGCACAGCTCTGGGGTTTATCTTCCTGATTGATGGGAGACCTCTTTCAACTATATTTCCCTTGCTCATCATCAATCTAGCTGGGCTTGTGATAAAGGTAACACCATTTTCCAGATACATTGTATCGCCTGGTTTTCCGGCAATAAGCCTGAGTTTTGGTTTTCTGATTTCACCCTCAATTTTTCCATCCCTTACGTACACCTGCGTTGCTATAGACTTCTCTACCAGTACTCTTGAGATCGTTTCCAATTTGTCATAATCCCTGCTGAATACAACTGTAGTTCCCATTCTCTGCCATCTGATCCTTTGACTTCCATCTTCAATGATACTGCTGATCACATCAGGTATTGTGAAATCCTCTTTTCTGGAGAAATCTCTTTCACATAATATTGCATTTTGAAATTGCACCCTTTCTCTAACTGGAATGATAACCTTTCCATTT contains:
- a CDS encoding MmgE/PrpD family protein, producing MDKIVSEIWNMAQGKSAPSGPSEMDELKKRVADIAFTSYGALKAEPVKIMKKSLLPSSGKKNATIFFTRDRASVEIATMINGTTTRYLDFNDTYLSKEALHPSDNIPPLIAMAESEELDGKKVLDAARVSYETVCALSDAVSIRDRGWDHVTYISISSGAGLAHLLDLSEEGFAHTINLALNNNISMRQTRAGELSMWKGATAANACRNSVFAANLAQEGFTGPAPIFEGEMGFIKQVSGNLNMDFSKSRILKTMIKNYPVEYHAMSAAEVASNLRKKMKGKIRKVEVETFTVAHTIIIKDPEKLRPKTRETADHSMPYIIALTLVKGDPTPQSYENDLLMDKEILSVIDKMKFKITDRFDKMYPEFLPVKIKVETDEGVFEEEMDAPKGHNKKPYTWDDLKKKGTRVMSEDSSSSIIEFARSFENRSMKEFMEVLRNVKA
- the prpB gene encoding methylisocitrate lyase, which codes for MSRLRDNINGSSKNFRKMLGNSFITIPGVYSGISALIAERVGFRSIYLSGSGIAGMMGLPDLSITTLDEVVREAGNITSISRLPLIVDCDTGFGEPLNVMRTVRLMERAGVAAIHIEDQELPKKCGHLNGKKIVPAEDFIAKIRAAKEASKDPNFSLIARTDARSVGGLDDAIERSREYLKAGADIIFTEALENPEEFREMRKKVNGYLMANMTEFGKSPLLSVDELKEIGYDMVIFPLTAFRSILKNTEQIYSDLHKQGTQRNFIDKLMTRSQYYELIGYSEYEDEDYLLASRKNK
- a CDS encoding uroporphyrinogen decarboxylase/cobalamine-independent methonine synthase family protein: MKTEKTMTGSWFRSEKIKSILLETGAGEVPEEFRELVLKEEESVVRKQVNPLGNERGLTLVSNGEQRKSGYTTFVKSRFEGFDREKIVSPMVSNAMLEELKIAKNPLYDIFKNNPERLLGHPQLNSRIWYNGQKKAMMEAKDLKKIGKDNGVSKVFINSPSPGVLAQFLTPGTYYRDYFDFIEDLSREMSKEYEAILSVDGVQLQIDAPDLTHERHYQKSEETERKSALRAKIDSINMAISGKDPERIRVHYCYGNYNAPHKIDPPLENFLNELLSLNSNVIVAELANPRHEGDAMILRKYAHEFGWPKQKKIAVGVIDVKTPFVETPETVALRLARIAEIDEIGPERVMAGTDCGFETFSSLDNVSEEVALMKLDALAEGSALFDNMYR
- a CDS encoding Mov34/MPN/PAD-1 family protein, with the translated sequence MIMEASKDTYPMEFGALLKGEHDVIYEIAIMPGTIQGDHHTIMWMGSKPVDFTIIGSVHSHPSGVIRPSDADLHMFQNTGPIHMIVGYPYRDTDYKFFNRKGEEIKIGIIGGNQIE
- a CDS encoding NAD(+) kinase translates to MKIAFIIKKNCPRCAKIVKRIDDILPQEWERIYEEELRPFIKEKEYRPLDEIEADILFTIGGDGTVLLAAQKAKGAILGINMGSLGFLSEVEVGKVEETVYRIIRGEHRFVEFMRLEVMVNGEIVGYALNEVVVHSNRIAKVRNFKLYLDGSFVERTKADGIIVATPIGSTSYSLSAGGPIVMPATQAMVISYLAPVTLRIRPMVAPSTSVLDILVSGIDQDCLIILDGQKEVNFTSSDKVTITRASKSYKFITLRRDFYAKLREKLLKDVVN
- a CDS encoding inositol monophosphatase family protein: MTFLKNFIETGSEIREHISTLENKEQRIGYTGMGADGTLTSRLDKLAEDKIIERINDIDLPFNIISEEIGFVDRGYDSNIIMDPLDGTYNAENQIPLYSMSLAVMKDDFTSLQEAFVMNLATGNYFWATKGNGAYRNGYKIEKAERRSHASVVYNLEETEVPEFLKNDITRKRILGCASMELALLANGALDNVAYLGREKKLRNVDIAAGVLLVEEMGGFVFDGNLKKMNMGKDVRERKNMIALSSFYKGEIEELENR
- a CDS encoding DNA-directed RNA polymerase subunit D, whose amino-acid sequence is MPSSIEQKISILELRDNFARFEITNITEGTANALRRTLINDIPKLAIDKVIFRHGQIRDSMGNVFDSSLPLFDEIVAHRIGLVPIKTDSRMNFRNECSCEGKGCSLCTVSYNIDKTGPGEVYSGDLVPFTGNVELKPVDPLIPIVKLGPKQALLVTAEATMGTAKEHAKWQVTSAVSFKYHREFEINKADNEGWEKIKEKFPVSVVKETKETITITDDYQQRAVMNYINTVNHRTEINQSKPVKVSEDRTRYVFKFETDGSLTARETLKIALERLPKRLNFLHESIVTPD
- a CDS encoding 30S ribosomal protein S11, producing MNKTGIAHIYSSQNNTIILVTDQTGAETLAKATGGMVVKNDRDESSPYAAMKAADLISEKLKEKEVTDLIIKVRAPGGNRSKIPGPGAQSAIRALSRAGFKIVRIEEVTPVPHDGTKKKGGKRGRRV
- a CDS encoding 30S ribosomal protein S4; the protein is MGDPKFQKKLYSTPRHPWEKDRIDEERKTINLYGLKNKKELWRSQASLDSIRAQARELQARTRRNDPLAIKQLNLLLARLNRYKISTGNASLDDILSLTIESVLERRLQTIVFRKNLAKTVKQARQMITHGHILMNGRRVTVPGLLVEASVEDSIEYSEFSPFIDDKHPVRLVIAGDQKVEDEPQESAEPENSEEVEKVE
- a CDS encoding 30S ribosomal protein S13 → MPDEKEKTDFQYIVRIASMDLNGERDVVLALADLKGIGIRLAETLTKKLEIDESMRLGDLSEEKIEEIRDYIESEEYEDIPAWMMNNRSDPVTGKNMNLVGNDLNVQIQDNINTMKKIRSYRGIRHETHHKVRGQRTRSNGRKGLTVGVQRKKE
- a CDS encoding DUF357 domain-containing protein; its protein translation is MTTQHTDKDFSAALEEKVLKYTEIENRALEVLSISVPENSLLYEFAKSSLEMVYSYFSDAKHFQEVGDLINALSCLNYSYGWLDSGVRLGIFKTDGDYRKFTFYK
- a CDS encoding class I SAM-dependent methyltransferase codes for the protein MKNLAMEVEEKDAESFIKKAKREGKLIRNLRSLKENGKVIIPVRERVQFQNAILCERDFSRKEDFTIPDVISSIIEDGSQRIRWQRMGTTVVFSRDYDKLETISRVLVEKSIATQVYVRDGKIEGEIRKPKLRLIAGKPGDTMYLENGVTFITSPARLMMSKGNIVERGLPSIRKINPRAVLDMFAGIGYFSLPIAKLESVENVTAIDLNKEALEYLEKSAAYNGVKDRIITRNMDCRLFITEEKYDLVVMGNFKSKIYLPAGLSHVSKNGFILLHHLELTGNIKNSVYDIMKSARYLGYLLMPLDSHIVKSYSPHVWHISSLFQVI